The following are from one region of the Melaminivora suipulveris genome:
- a CDS encoding S41 family peptidase codes for MGQKLKIAGWISVGALAGVLTTVSLQTVARGAMTPLPLEEIQQLSAVFGLIKTDYVEPVDDKKLITDAISGMVASLDPHSQYFDKKSFKEFREGTSGRFVGVGIEITQEDGLIKIVSPIEGSPAFRAGLKTNDLITKIDDTAVKGLSLNDAVKRMRGEPNTKVTLTIFRKDESRTFPVTITREEIKTQSVKGKVVEPGYAWIRLSQFQERTVDDFVRKVEEVYRQEPNLKGLVLDLRNDPGGLLDAAVAISAAFLPEDVTVVSTDGQLAESKATFKASPEFYLRRSGQGDPLKRLPAALKRVPLVVLVNEGSASASEIVAGALQDHKRATIMGSQTFGKGSVQTVRPLGPDTGIKLTTARYYTPSGKSIQAKGIVPDVMVDETAEGDLFASLRMREADLEKHLSSGQGEEIKDAAREKAREEARKRLEEEAKKPIAERRLPEFGTDKDFQLAQALNQLKGQTVVASKTLTERKEEPKEN; via the coding sequence ATGGGCCAGAAACTCAAGATCGCGGGATGGATTTCGGTAGGCGCCCTGGCCGGGGTTCTGACCACCGTCTCGCTGCAAACCGTGGCGCGCGGCGCCATGACGCCGCTGCCGCTGGAGGAGATCCAGCAGCTGTCGGCCGTTTTCGGCCTGATCAAGACCGACTATGTCGAGCCGGTCGATGACAAGAAACTGATCACCGATGCCATCTCGGGCATGGTCGCAAGCCTCGACCCGCATTCGCAGTACTTCGACAAGAAATCCTTCAAGGAATTTCGCGAAGGCACGTCCGGGCGCTTCGTCGGCGTGGGCATCGAGATCACGCAGGAGGACGGGCTGATCAAGATCGTCTCGCCCATCGAGGGCTCGCCGGCGTTCCGCGCCGGGCTCAAGACCAACGACCTGATCACGAAGATCGACGACACCGCCGTCAAGGGTCTGTCGCTGAACGACGCCGTCAAGCGTATGCGCGGCGAGCCCAATACCAAAGTCACACTGACCATCTTCCGCAAGGACGAGAGCCGCACCTTCCCGGTGACCATCACGCGCGAGGAGATCAAGACCCAGTCCGTCAAGGGCAAGGTCGTCGAGCCCGGCTACGCCTGGATCCGCCTGTCGCAGTTCCAGGAGCGCACGGTGGACGACTTCGTGCGCAAGGTCGAAGAGGTCTACAGGCAGGAGCCCAACCTCAAGGGCCTGGTGCTGGACCTGCGCAACGATCCCGGTGGCCTTCTGGATGCGGCGGTGGCGATTTCCGCCGCCTTTCTGCCCGAGGACGTCACCGTGGTCTCCACCGACGGCCAGCTCGCCGAGAGCAAGGCGACCTTCAAGGCCTCGCCCGAGTTCTACCTGCGCCGCAGCGGCCAGGGCGATCCGCTCAAGCGCCTGCCGGCGGCGCTCAAGCGCGTGCCGCTGGTGGTGCTGGTCAACGAGGGCTCGGCCTCGGCCAGCGAGATCGTCGCCGGCGCGCTGCAGGACCACAAGCGCGCCACCATCATGGGCAGCCAGACGTTCGGCAAGGGCTCGGTGCAGACCGTGCGCCCGCTGGGCCCGGACACAGGCATCAAGCTGACCACGGCGCGCTACTACACGCCCAGCGGCAAATCCATTCAGGCCAAGGGCATCGTGCCCGACGTGATGGTCGACGAGACCGCCGAGGGCGACCTGTTCGCCTCGCTGCGCATGCGCGAGGCCGACCTGGAAAAGCATCTGTCCAGCGGCCAGGGCGAGGAGATCAAGGACGCGGCGCGCGAGAAGGCCCGCGAGGAAGCGCGCAAGCGCCTCGAGGAAGAGGCGAAGAAGCCCATCGCCGAGCGCCGTCTGCCCGAGTTCGGCACCGACAAGGACTTCCAGCTGGCGCAGGCGCTGAACCAGCTCAAGGGCCAGACCGTGGTGGCCAGCAAGACGCTGACCGAGCGCAAGGAAGAGCCCAAGGAGAACTGA
- the gpmA gene encoding 2,3-diphosphoglycerate-dependent phosphoglycerate mutase, giving the protein MHKLVLIRHGESTWNLENRFTGWTDVALTATGIEQARTAGRLLAAEGYEFDQCHTSVLKRATHTLWHCLDAMERTWLPVAHSWRLNERHYGALQGLNKAETAKEYGDEQVLVWRRSYDVPPPALEPQDPRSERGDIRYAKLEAGQVPLTECLKDTVARVLPYWHEAIAPRLRAGQRVLIAAHGNSMRALVKYLDGISDEDIVGLNIPNGIPLVYELDADLKPLRHYYLGDAQAAARAAASVAAQGKA; this is encoded by the coding sequence ATGCACAAGCTCGTCCTGATTCGCCACGGCGAATCCACCTGGAACCTGGAAAACCGCTTCACCGGCTGGACCGATGTGGCGCTGACCGCCACGGGCATCGAGCAGGCGAGGACTGCCGGGCGGCTGCTGGCCGCCGAGGGCTACGAGTTCGACCAATGCCACACCAGCGTGCTCAAGCGCGCCACGCACACGCTGTGGCACTGCCTGGACGCCATGGAGCGTACCTGGCTGCCGGTCGCGCACAGCTGGCGCCTGAACGAGCGCCACTACGGCGCGCTGCAGGGCCTGAACAAGGCCGAGACGGCCAAGGAGTACGGCGACGAGCAGGTGCTGGTCTGGCGCCGCAGCTACGACGTGCCGCCGCCGGCGCTGGAGCCGCAAGACCCGCGCAGCGAGCGCGGCGACATTCGCTACGCGAAGCTCGAAGCCGGCCAGGTGCCGCTGACCGAGTGCCTGAAGGACACCGTGGCGCGCGTGCTGCCGTATTGGCACGAGGCTATCGCGCCGCGGCTGCGCGCCGGCCAGCGCGTGCTGATCGCCGCGCACGGCAACTCCATGCGCGCGCTGGTCAAGTACCTGGATGGCATCTCCGACGAGGACATCGTTGGCCTGAACATTCCCAACGGCATTCCGCTGGTCTATGAGCTGGACGCCGATCTGAAGCCGCTGCGCCACTACTACCTGGGCGACGCGCAGGCCGCCGCCCGCGCCGCAGCCTCCGTGGCGGCGCAGGGAAAAGCCTGA
- a CDS encoding rhodanese-like domain-containing protein yields the protein MNFILDNWYLIFLALASGALLLVPALKGGMSGGLTAAQAVQLINREKAVVIDVCEPQEYAAGHVNAAKNVPLAQLQERLPQVVKNKAVPVILVCAKGARSARAAGIARGLGYDKAQSLSGGLAAWREAGLPVEKT from the coding sequence GTGAACTTCATTCTCGACAACTGGTATCTGATCTTTCTGGCGCTGGCCTCCGGCGCGCTGCTGCTGGTGCCCGCGCTCAAGGGCGGCATGTCCGGCGGCCTGACGGCGGCGCAGGCGGTGCAGCTCATCAACCGCGAAAAAGCCGTGGTCATCGACGTCTGCGAGCCGCAGGAATACGCCGCGGGCCACGTGAACGCCGCGAAAAACGTTCCTCTGGCGCAACTGCAGGAACGCCTGCCGCAGGTGGTCAAGAACAAGGCCGTGCCGGTCATCCTGGTGTGCGCCAAGGGCGCGCGCTCGGCGCGCGCCGCCGGCATCGCCCGCGGCCTGGGCTACGACAAGGCGCAGTCGCTGTCCGGTGGCCTGGCCGCGTGGCGCGAAGCCGGGCTGCCGGTTGAAAAGACCTGA
- the grxC gene encoding glutaredoxin 3: MQTVKMYTTAVCPYCIRAKQLLKAKGVEQIEEIRIDSDPQARQHMMEITGRRTVPQIFIGDTHVGGHDDLVALDGRGGLMPLLQQG; encoded by the coding sequence ATGCAAACCGTCAAGATGTACACCACCGCCGTCTGCCCCTACTGCATCCGCGCCAAGCAGCTGCTCAAGGCCAAGGGCGTGGAGCAGATCGAGGAGATCCGCATCGACTCCGACCCGCAGGCGCGCCAGCACATGATGGAGATCACCGGCCGGCGCACCGTGCCGCAGATCTTCATCGGCGACACGCACGTTGGCGGCCACGACGACCTGGTGGCGCTCGATGGCCGAGGCGGCCTGATGCCGCTGCTGCAACAAGGCTGA
- the secB gene encoding protein-export chaperone SecB, whose product MATEDATPVFQIQRVYLKDLSLEQPNSPTILMEQEQPSVDIQLGVEATPVVEGIFEVAVTATVQTKIQDKTVFLVEAKQAGIFEIRNVPEEQMGMVVGVACPQIVYPYLRGNVADVITRAGFPPVHLAEINFQAMYEQQQAATAEAANNTAQ is encoded by the coding sequence ATGGCCACCGAAGACGCAACCCCCGTATTCCAGATCCAGCGCGTGTATCTGAAGGATTTGTCGCTGGAGCAGCCCAACTCGCCCACCATCCTGATGGAGCAGGAGCAGCCCAGCGTGGACATCCAGCTCGGCGTCGAGGCCACGCCGGTGGTCGAGGGCATCTTCGAGGTCGCCGTCACCGCCACCGTGCAGACCAAGATCCAGGACAAGACCGTGTTCCTGGTCGAGGCTAAGCAGGCCGGCATCTTTGAAATCCGCAATGTGCCCGAGGAGCAGATGGGCATGGTCGTCGGCGTGGCCTGCCCGCAGATCGTCTACCCCTATCTGCGTGGCAACGTGGCCGACGTGATCACGCGCGCCGGCTTTCCGCCCGTGCACCTGGCCGAGATCAACTTCCAGGCCATGTACGAGCAGCAGCAGGCTGCGACCGCCGAAGCCGCCAACAACACGGCGCAATAA
- a CDS encoding NAD(P)H-dependent glycerol-3-phosphate dehydrogenase → MKIVVLGAGAWGTAVAISAASHPDGHEVSLWARDAAQASAMRAARENARYLAGVPLPAALRVADGEIAPVLAGADLVIVGTPMAALRGFLQQLRGCLAPMAWLCKGFEAAEPGAPFGLLAHEIHARVAPQVPAGALSGPSFALEVARGQPTALVAASRDAAVREALVQALHSPQLRVYANDDIVGVEVGGAVKNVLAIATGLCDGLQLGLNARAALITRGLAEMTRLGLALGARAETFMGLSGLGDLVLTATGDLSRNRKVGLLLAQGLSLQQAVQSLGHVAEGVYTARTALARARHAGVEMPLAETVVDLLDGRLQADAALRRLMERDPRQE, encoded by the coding sequence ATGAAAATAGTAGTGCTGGGCGCAGGCGCCTGGGGCACGGCGGTGGCCATCAGTGCCGCCTCGCATCCGGACGGCCACGAGGTGAGCCTGTGGGCGCGCGACGCGGCCCAGGCCAGCGCCATGCGGGCGGCGCGCGAGAACGCGCGCTACCTCGCCGGCGTGCCCCTGCCCGCAGCGCTGCGGGTGGCCGACGGCGAGATTGCGCCGGTGCTGGCGGGCGCCGATCTGGTCATCGTCGGCACGCCCATGGCCGCGCTGCGCGGGTTTTTGCAGCAGCTGCGCGGCTGCCTTGCTCCCATGGCCTGGCTGTGCAAGGGCTTCGAGGCAGCCGAGCCCGGCGCCCCGTTTGGCCTGCTGGCCCACGAAATCCACGCCCGTGTCGCGCCGCAGGTGCCCGCCGGCGCCCTGAGTGGTCCCAGCTTCGCCCTGGAGGTGGCGCGCGGCCAGCCCACGGCGCTGGTGGCCGCCAGCCGCGACGCTGCCGTGCGCGAGGCGCTGGTGCAGGCGCTGCACAGCCCGCAGCTGCGTGTCTACGCCAACGACGACATCGTGGGTGTCGAGGTGGGCGGCGCCGTCAAGAACGTGCTGGCGATCGCCACCGGCCTGTGCGACGGCCTGCAACTGGGCCTGAACGCGCGCGCCGCGCTGATCACGCGCGGCCTGGCGGAGATGACGCGCCTGGGGCTGGCGCTGGGCGCGCGCGCCGAGACCTTCATGGGCCTGTCGGGCCTGGGCGATCTGGTGCTCACCGCCACGGGCGACCTGTCGCGCAACCGCAAGGTCGGCCTGCTGCTGGCGCAGGGCCTGTCGCTGCAGCAAGCCGTGCAGTCACTGGGCCATGTGGCCGAGGGCGTCTACACCGCCCGCACGGCGCTGGCGCGGGCGCGCCACGCCGGCGTCGAGATGCCGCTGGCCGAGACCGTGGTGGACCTGCTGGACGGCCGCCTGCAGGCCGACGCGGCGCTGCGCCGCCTGATGGAGCGCGACCCGCGCCAGGAGTGA
- a CDS encoding iron-containing redox enzyme family protein, translated as MPSFAALASRPTSDTRARRRSASRALYHALQAGAPDADTRTRAAHHLRRKLLETANQPGDLPESPEALHAWRDAGAASVAERYAAYLAERHAGAPRRYFGTRAHALHFLRAVAPTKLVDGSWLYGLTEHAANVRLTPLVHTYLEELGDGAPDKNHVLLYRRLLATHGIAAEDDDSLPDALYEQGLIQLCLAWNAADFLPEVIGFNLAYEQLPLHLLITSYELNELGIDPYYFTLHVTVDNGHSGHARQACDAALALLPRHGDADVFWQRVRAGARLADAGVGTTQVIAGFDLHAEVLRIFQAKAPAGHGAHSNYCRVAGRSVNDWLAQSEEMPAFLQALTDAGWVRPGAPLQQSRFWRLLQGERAEMFGVFSPYELQVLHDWLRGDDASDGQAWNERGAANQARRRPSFRALQRAGRGGAAQPALGDTESALPLDPDVPAFEARLRTLQGAARRAALVAAMAPAEHWTPVGLHATRLFRREAWAG; from the coding sequence ATGCCCTCCTTTGCCGCCCTGGCCTCGCGCCCGACCTCAGACACCCGAGCGCGACGACGCAGCGCGTCGCGCGCGCTCTACCATGCCCTGCAGGCAGGCGCGCCCGACGCCGACACGCGCACCCGCGCCGCGCACCATCTGCGCCGCAAGCTGCTGGAGACCGCCAACCAGCCCGGCGATCTACCCGAGTCCCCCGAGGCGCTGCACGCCTGGCGCGATGCCGGCGCCGCCAGCGTGGCCGAGCGTTACGCCGCCTATCTGGCCGAGCGCCACGCCGGCGCGCCGCGCCGGTATTTCGGCACGCGCGCGCACGCGCTGCACTTCCTGCGCGCCGTGGCGCCGACCAAGCTGGTCGATGGCTCCTGGCTGTACGGCCTGACCGAGCACGCCGCCAATGTGCGCCTGACTCCGCTGGTGCACACCTATCTGGAAGAGCTCGGCGACGGCGCGCCCGACAAGAACCATGTGCTGCTGTACCGGCGCCTGCTGGCCACGCATGGCATCGCCGCCGAGGACGACGACAGCCTGCCCGACGCCCTGTACGAGCAGGGTCTGATCCAGCTATGCCTGGCCTGGAACGCCGCCGACTTCCTGCCCGAAGTCATCGGCTTCAACCTGGCCTACGAGCAGCTGCCGCTGCACCTGCTCATCACCAGCTACGAGCTCAACGAACTGGGCATCGACCCCTACTACTTCACCCTGCACGTGACCGTGGACAACGGCCACAGCGGCCATGCGCGCCAGGCCTGCGACGCGGCGTTGGCGCTGCTGCCGCGCCATGGCGATGCCGATGTGTTCTGGCAGCGGGTGCGCGCCGGCGCGCGCCTGGCGGATGCGGGAGTGGGCACCACGCAGGTCATCGCCGGCTTCGATTTGCATGCCGAAGTGCTGCGCATCTTCCAGGCCAAGGCCCCGGCCGGTCACGGCGCGCACTCCAACTACTGCCGCGTGGCGGGGCGCAGCGTGAACGACTGGCTGGCTCAGTCCGAGGAGATGCCGGCCTTCCTGCAGGCGCTGACGGACGCCGGCTGGGTGCGTCCTGGCGCGCCGCTGCAGCAAAGTCGCTTCTGGCGGCTGCTGCAGGGCGAGCGTGCGGAGATGTTCGGCGTGTTCAGCCCGTATGAGCTGCAGGTCCTGCACGACTGGCTGCGCGGCGACGACGCCAGCGACGGCCAGGCCTGGAACGAGCGCGGCGCGGCCAACCAGGCGCGCCGCCGGCCCAGCTTCAGGGCCCTGCAGCGCGCCGGGCGCGGCGGCGCGGCGCAGCCCGCCCTGGGCGACACCGAGTCCGCCCTGCCGCTGGACCCGGACGTGCCGGCTTTCGAGGCGCGCCTGCGCACCTTGCAAGGCGCCGCGCGCCGCGCCGCGCTGGTGGCGGCCATGGCACCGGCGGAGCACTGGACGCCCGTCGGCCTGCACGCCACGCGCCTGTTTCGGCGCGAGGCCTGGGCCGGCTGA
- a CDS encoding chorismate-binding protein, whose amino-acid sequence MNPALIDFADPRAPQAPRLRSAFGAPRQILAARSHDEVRPVLDAVEAAARAGLWCLGWLAYEAAPAFDAAMRVHAAQGDLAWFAVYDAPAPWPQDGAQEMAAARITWSAGLARSAFDAALEQIHAHIAAGRCYQVNFTAPMFGQLEGDARALFAALRRAQPGGYAAHIDAGDGRQVLSVSPELFFDWRAAPDGSGAILTRPMKGTAARGAGAAEDAARERQLRESPKERAENVMIVDLLRNDLSRIAQPGSVRVPRLLQTQALATVWQMTSDVQADTRAGTRLADVFAALFPCGSVTGAPKIEAMRIIHALEGGPRGVYCGALGLVQPDPQCGAGAVAATFNVPIRTLQLQGRRVRCDVGSGIVWDAQPQAEWREWAAKRAFAERASAPFELLETLALHDGRHRHLPQHLARLQRSAAHFGYPCDAQSLTDCLEGIARAHPTGLWRTRLLLDVQGRARAEAFALAATPVPVLLALAPRPFAFASSEFVRHKTTRREHYAAFAPEPDSGVFDTLLYNDDGEVTETTFGNVAALLDGRWITPPEGCGLLPGVGRAVLLREGRLREGVLRLADVPRVQEWAFVNSLRGWLPARLQR is encoded by the coding sequence ATGAACCCCGCTCTGATCGATTTCGCCGACCCACGCGCGCCGCAGGCGCCGCGCCTGCGTAGCGCCTTCGGTGCGCCGCGCCAGATCCTCGCCGCGCGCTCGCACGACGAGGTGCGGCCGGTACTTGACGCCGTTGAGGCGGCGGCGCGCGCCGGTCTGTGGTGCCTGGGCTGGCTGGCCTACGAGGCCGCGCCGGCGTTCGACGCCGCCATGCGGGTACACGCGGCGCAGGGCGATCTGGCCTGGTTTGCCGTGTACGACGCCCCGGCGCCCTGGCCGCAGGACGGTGCGCAAGAGATGGCCGCCGCGCGCATCACCTGGAGCGCGGGCCTGGCGCGCAGCGCGTTCGACGCGGCGCTGGAGCAGATCCACGCCCACATCGCCGCCGGGCGCTGCTACCAGGTCAATTTCACGGCCCCCATGTTCGGCCAGTTGGAGGGCGACGCGCGCGCCCTGTTCGCCGCGCTGCGGCGCGCCCAGCCGGGCGGCTACGCGGCGCACATCGATGCGGGCGACGGCAGGCAGGTCCTGTCCGTCTCGCCCGAGCTGTTTTTCGACTGGCGCGCCGCGCCGGACGGAAGCGGCGCCATCCTGACCCGCCCCATGAAAGGCACGGCGGCGCGCGGCGCGGGCGCCGCCGAGGACGCTGCGCGAGAGCGCCAGCTGCGCGAGTCGCCCAAGGAGCGCGCCGAGAACGTGATGATCGTCGACCTGCTGCGCAACGATCTCTCACGCATCGCCCAGCCGGGCAGTGTGCGCGTGCCGCGCCTCTTGCAGACGCAGGCGCTGGCGACGGTCTGGCAAATGACCTCGGACGTGCAGGCCGACACGCGCGCCGGCACGCGGCTGGCGGATGTCTTCGCGGCGCTGTTTCCCTGCGGCTCGGTCACCGGCGCACCCAAGATCGAGGCCATGCGCATCATCCACGCGCTGGAGGGCGGGCCGCGCGGCGTCTACTGCGGCGCGCTGGGGCTGGTGCAACCAGACCCGCAGTGCGGCGCCGGCGCCGTCGCCGCCACCTTCAACGTTCCCATCCGCACCCTGCAATTGCAGGGCCGCCGCGTGCGCTGCGACGTCGGCAGCGGCATCGTCTGGGACGCGCAGCCGCAGGCCGAATGGCGTGAGTGGGCCGCCAAGCGCGCCTTCGCCGAGCGCGCCAGCGCGCCGTTCGAGCTGCTGGAAACGCTGGCGCTCCACGACGGCCGCCATCGCCATCTGCCGCAGCACCTGGCGCGCCTGCAGCGCTCGGCTGCGCACTTTGGCTACCCCTGCGATGCCCAGTCGCTGACCGACTGCCTGGAAGGCATTGCACGCGCCCACCCCACCGGCCTGTGGCGCACGCGGCTGCTGCTGGATGTGCAGGGCCGCGCACGCGCCGAAGCTTTCGCGCTGGCGGCCACGCCAGTGCCGGTGCTGCTGGCCCTGGCTCCACGCCCTTTCGCCTTTGCATCCAGCGAGTTCGTGCGCCACAAGACCACCCGGCGCGAGCACTACGCCGCCTTCGCGCCCGAGCCGGACAGCGGCGTCTTCGACACGCTGCTCTACAACGACGACGGCGAGGTCACCGAGACCACCTTCGGCAACGTGGCGGCGCTGCTGGACGGCCGCTGGATCACGCCGCCCGAGGGCTGCGGCCTGCTGCCCGGCGTGGGCCGGGCCGTGCTGCTGCGCGAAGGCCGGCTGCGCGAAGGCGTGCTGCGTCTGGCCGACGTGCCGCGCGTGCAGGAATGGGCATTCGTCAACAGCCTGCGCGGCTGGCTGCCGGCACGGCTGCAGCGGTAG
- a CDS encoding 5-carboxymethyl-2-hydroxymuconate Delta-isomerase, with translation MPHLTVEYSCNLPDFPAPQALRELNAAVCASPEVADEADLKTRLVRVDAFEIGTQPAQRAFVHAQLRLLSGRTPEAKADLSERVAGVLRRLTPRPEGVLVQLSVEIVDMDRPSYVKERL, from the coding sequence ATGCCACACCTGACCGTCGAATATTCATGCAACCTGCCCGACTTCCCCGCGCCACAGGCGCTGCGCGAGCTCAACGCCGCCGTCTGCGCCAGCCCCGAGGTCGCTGACGAGGCCGACCTCAAGACGCGCCTGGTGCGCGTGGACGCCTTCGAGATCGGCACCCAGCCCGCGCAGCGCGCCTTCGTGCACGCGCAGTTGCGCCTGCTGTCGGGCCGCACGCCCGAGGCCAAGGCTGATCTATCCGAGCGCGTGGCCGGCGTGCTGCGCCGCCTGACGCCGCGCCCCGAGGGCGTTCTAGTGCAGCTCAGCGTGGAGATCGTGGACATGGACCGGCCGTCCTATGTCAAGGAGCGCCTGTAG